A single Curtobacterium sp. MCSS17_015 DNA region contains:
- a CDS encoding GNAT family N-acetyltransferase, whose translation MSAVQHDRTGVAEALPGLLSVVPVDPERDAARVQSWLAAPPSSWWGMQHVDVDGVATYLGAVQSDPAQDGWLVLRDGAPCAYAETYDPTAVLLVDVWDARPGDVGMHLLVAPPPVGGRVHGLTSAVMRAVVEHCRDALGARRVVVEPDVRNTAVQTKNAEVGFRALREVDVDGKRALLSVLDTASIGIPDDDGPAAHLRPEHLVVAQRHLVAKAVAEFTHERLVTPRPDGDGWLLDTGGSRYRFRARQHQLEHWSVDERTLTRESASDAPVPLPLDAQELVLELREVLGIPDALLGTYLEEVASTLASAAAKHRRGGPSARQLARGRRDGDVVAGFQDVEAAMTEGHPAFVAANGRIGFGLDEYRAYAPESGGRFRYRWLAARREHTHLALAADRTEAEHWSAELDPDTVAGFRRTLAQRGLDPDDHVWLPVHPWQWQHRIAVTFAPDLGRQDLVDLGEGPDLFQPQQSIRTAFDRSHPERSYVKTALAVQNMGFLRGMSPAYMRSTPAVNDWVASLVAADTTLRDAGFRVLREHAAIGYTGDAYHRVDVASSQRKMLAALWRESPVPRTAPGERLMTMAALLHRDADGRAVATELVRASGLHAATWVRRFLDAYLRPVVHCLTVHDLAFMPHGENLVLVVRDGAVTGAFMKDIGEEVVVLGEHDDRPVPEDIRRIVHPVDDDEAALAVFTDVFDGVLRFLAAVLDDDGVLPGDLFWRLAGECVDRHAAEHPDRRRPLDLRVSTFEHSCLNRLQLRNTLTMVDLADQSSSLIRAGVMRNPIGRG comes from the coding sequence ATGAGCGCGGTCCAGCACGACCGGACCGGTGTGGCGGAGGCGCTGCCGGGCCTCCTGTCCGTGGTGCCGGTGGACCCGGAGCGGGACGCCGCCCGCGTGCAGTCCTGGCTCGCGGCACCGCCGTCGTCGTGGTGGGGCATGCAGCACGTCGACGTCGACGGCGTCGCGACCTACCTCGGCGCGGTGCAGAGCGACCCGGCGCAGGACGGCTGGCTCGTGCTGCGTGACGGTGCCCCGTGCGCCTACGCCGAGACCTACGACCCGACAGCGGTCCTGCTCGTCGACGTCTGGGACGCCCGTCCCGGTGACGTCGGCATGCACCTGCTCGTCGCCCCGCCTCCCGTCGGTGGCCGGGTCCACGGACTCACCAGCGCCGTGATGCGCGCCGTGGTCGAGCACTGCCGGGACGCCCTCGGGGCCCGGCGCGTCGTCGTCGAACCGGACGTGCGGAACACGGCGGTGCAGACGAAGAACGCCGAGGTCGGGTTCCGTGCGCTCCGCGAGGTCGACGTGGACGGCAAGCGCGCGCTGCTCTCGGTGCTCGACACCGCATCGATCGGCATCCCCGACGACGACGGCCCGGCCGCGCACCTCCGGCCCGAGCACCTGGTGGTCGCGCAACGACACCTGGTGGCGAAGGCCGTCGCGGAGTTCACGCACGAACGACTCGTCACACCGCGGCCGGACGGCGACGGGTGGCTGCTCGACACCGGCGGCTCGCGCTACCGCTTCCGGGCACGGCAGCACCAGCTCGAGCACTGGTCCGTCGACGAGCGCACCCTGACGCGGGAGTCCGCCTCGGACGCCCCCGTGCCGCTGCCGCTCGACGCGCAGGAGCTGGTCCTCGAACTCCGCGAGGTGCTCGGGATACCGGACGCCCTGCTCGGAACGTACCTGGAGGAGGTCGCCTCGACGCTCGCCAGCGCCGCCGCCAAGCACCGCCGCGGGGGACCGTCGGCGCGACAGCTCGCCCGCGGCCGACGGGACGGGGACGTCGTCGCCGGGTTCCAGGACGTCGAGGCGGCGATGACCGAGGGGCACCCGGCATTCGTCGCGGCGAACGGGCGGATCGGGTTCGGGCTCGACGAGTACCGCGCCTACGCCCCCGAGTCCGGGGGACGGTTCCGCTACCGCTGGCTGGCCGCACGCCGGGAGCACACGCACCTGGCGCTCGCCGCGGACCGGACGGAGGCCGAGCACTGGTCCGCCGAGCTCGACCCGGACACCGTCGCGGGCTTCCGACGGACCCTCGCCCAGCGCGGCCTCGACCCGGACGACCACGTGTGGCTCCCCGTGCACCCCTGGCAGTGGCAGCACCGCATCGCCGTGACGTTCGCGCCCGACCTCGGCCGGCAGGACCTTGTCGACCTCGGTGAGGGACCGGACCTGTTCCAGCCGCAGCAGTCCATCCGCACCGCCTTCGACCGCAGCCACCCCGAGCGCTCGTACGTGAAGACGGCACTCGCGGTGCAGAACATGGGGTTCCTGCGGGGCATGTCCCCGGCGTACATGCGCTCGACCCCCGCGGTGAACGACTGGGTCGCGTCGCTCGTGGCGGCCGACACCACCCTGCGGGACGCCGGGTTCCGGGTGCTGCGCGAACACGCAGCGATCGGGTACACCGGCGACGCGTACCACCGCGTGGACGTCGCATCGTCGCAGCGGAAGATGCTCGCGGCGCTGTGGCGGGAGAGCCCGGTGCCACGGACGGCTCCCGGGGAGCGGCTCATGACGATGGCGGCACTGCTGCACCGGGACGCCGACGGGCGTGCGGTCGCAACCGAGCTCGTGCGGGCCTCCGGGCTGCACGCGGCGACGTGGGTGCGGCGCTTCCTCGACGCGTACCTGCGGCCGGTCGTGCACTGCCTGACCGTGCACGACCTGGCGTTCATGCCGCACGGCGAGAACCTGGTGCTCGTCGTCCGCGACGGTGCCGTGACCGGGGCGTTCATGAAGGACATCGGCGAGGAGGTCGTGGTCCTCGGGGAGCACGACGACCGTCCGGTGCCCGAGGACATCCGCCGCATCGTGCACCCGGTCGACGACGACGAGGCGGCGCTCGCCGTGTTCACCGACGTGTTCGACGGGGTGCTGCGCTTCCTGGCGGCGGTCCTCGACGACGACGGGGTCCTGCCCGGGGACCTCTTCTGGCGGCTCGCCGGCGAGTGCGTCGACCGGCACGCGGCGGAGCACCCGGACCGTCGGCGTCCGCTCGACCTGCGGGTGTCCACGTTCGAGCACTCGTGCCTCAACCGGCTGCAGCTGCGGAACACGCTGACGATGGTCGACCTGGCGGACCAGTCGTCCTCGCTCATCCGGGCGGGGGTGATGCGGAACCCCATCGGACGGGGCTGA